One window of Hujiaoplasma nucleasis genomic DNA carries:
- a CDS encoding PD-(D/E)XK nuclease family protein: MKQRLVFSENYAKINHLLNLAQTKDFQTYKYKNGLMPLTQVKNNYPFFIYEHYQISPDLSKRLIPYFDYIKMDENYHNHKLILLQKIKKSLLEHKVLIQENLNQYDKILVLDKAFVPKGIRVDEEINFIKAIDTDIEVFQSKDVNEQVYACFEKVISLIEMQVPLSQIKIVNTNSEDDYHLQRLFNDANVPLSIRKPVSIQQYPLYKDIKMSLINHGLEETKNLLLDLRFQHNDLVNACIHHFNLYLDSDIQKHLDVFIHQLDQVKINPKRLKNAVEIIEVDQITDLNHHYLMMNYMDEVFPRKDIDNDYLSNKEKEIINYPRSEDINQYRIHAYEHLFNGLKNLYLFYPKVTIDETRLANLKLSRRYKEIKYKYLVKEESYLPTDDLLRYASHKDLKDNYMIEKEDYPILKNHYQSLYRPFNKQFTGIYPEDLQALLKKKYTITGTKIETYKLCPFQYLLKYLLDFEEFEDNHYLYFGNKIHQSLENLVKNSSYDYVSMINDSTDFPEDIQYKKNLYQEILIENIDKISKVVLDFIEHSAYKKILTEYKFSEKIKEEDQFLINGIIDKVMIDEETGHYIIVDYKYSQKSFSMKEMEKGQKLQLPFYLYVFNKNHDLKASGIFYRQSGVKKEKADQEADYRMNGVFLNDANQMRRLDPQEKHIKSLKFTNQGLWNYGSNISESDFDKMMDLMENMIYQTSALIEKGHFPIEPNIGDMDQKEAKSCRYCSFAHLCYSKNQIIEEPTDDLYQTSE; the protein is encoded by the coding sequence GTGAAACAAAGACTTGTTTTTTCGGAGAACTACGCAAAAATCAATCATTTATTAAATCTTGCACAAACAAAAGACTTTCAAACTTACAAGTATAAAAACGGATTAATGCCTTTAACACAAGTTAAAAACAATTATCCGTTTTTTATCTATGAACATTATCAAATTTCTCCGGACTTATCGAAAAGGTTGATCCCCTATTTTGATTACATTAAGATGGATGAAAATTATCATAATCATAAACTGATACTTTTACAAAAAATAAAAAAATCTTTACTAGAACATAAAGTGCTTATTCAAGAAAATCTGAATCAATATGATAAAATTTTAGTCTTAGACAAGGCTTTTGTTCCTAAGGGTATAAGGGTAGATGAAGAAATTAATTTCATTAAGGCCATAGATACAGATATTGAAGTTTTCCAAAGCAAAGATGTTAATGAACAAGTCTATGCTTGTTTTGAAAAGGTTATTTCCTTAATTGAAATGCAAGTGCCTTTATCACAAATAAAAATTGTCAATACCAATTCAGAAGATGATTATCATTTACAAAGGCTTTTTAACGATGCTAATGTTCCTTTATCCATTAGAAAACCTGTAAGTATTCAACAATACCCGCTTTATAAAGACATCAAGATGTCTTTAATCAACCATGGCTTAGAAGAAACTAAAAATCTCTTGTTAGACTTAAGATTTCAACATAATGACTTAGTCAATGCCTGCATCCATCACTTTAATTTATATCTTGATTCAGATATTCAAAAGCATTTGGATGTTTTTATCCATCAATTAGACCAAGTCAAAATTAATCCAAAAAGACTTAAGAATGCTGTTGAAATTATTGAAGTAGATCAAATCACAGATTTAAATCATCATTATTTAATGATGAATTATATGGATGAGGTTTTCCCTAGAAAAGATATCGATAATGATTATTTATCAAACAAAGAGAAAGAAATCATCAATTATCCAAGGTCTGAAGATATCAATCAATATAGAATCCATGCTTATGAACACTTATTCAATGGCTTGAAGAATTTATATTTGTTTTACCCAAAAGTTACCATTGATGAAACCAGACTCGCTAATTTAAAATTATCAAGAAGATATAAGGAAATTAAATACAAGTACTTAGTCAAAGAAGAATCCTACCTGCCTACTGATGATCTTTTAAGATATGCCAGTCATAAGGACTTAAAAGATAATTATATGATTGAAAAAGAAGATTATCCTATTTTAAAGAATCATTATCAGTCATTATATCGTCCCTTCAACAAGCAATTTACAGGCATATACCCAGAAGATTTACAAGCTTTACTTAAGAAAAAATACACTATCACCGGGACCAAGATAGAGACCTATAAACTCTGTCCTTTTCAGTATCTTCTAAAGTACTTATTAGATTTTGAAGAATTTGAAGATAATCATTATTTATATTTTGGCAATAAAATTCATCAGTCTTTAGAAAATCTAGTCAAAAATTCATCATATGATTATGTATCTATGATCAATGATTCTACTGATTTTCCTGAAGATATCCAATATAAAAAGAATTTATACCAAGAAATTTTAATTGAAAATATTGATAAAATATCAAAAGTTGTCTTAGATTTTATAGAGCATTCAGCTTATAAGAAAATCTTAACAGAATATAAGTTTTCTGAAAAAATCAAAGAAGAAGATCAATTTTTAATCAATGGTATTATTGATAAGGTTATGATTGATGAAGAAACAGGACATTATATAATTGTTGATTATAAATATTCTCAAAAGTCCTTTTCAATGAAAGAAATGGAAAAAGGACAAAAATTACAGTTACCTTTTTATCTATATGTCTTTAACAAAAACCATGATTTAAAAGCAAGTGGTATTTTCTATCGACAATCCGGGGTTAAAAAAGAAAAGGCTGACCAAGAAGCTGATTATCGTATGAATGGTGTCTTTTTAAATGATGCCAATCAAATGCGCCGCTTAGACCCCCAAGAAAAACATATTAAATCATTAAAATTCACCAATCAAGGCTTATGGAATTATGGGTCTAATATTAGTGAATCTGATTTTGATAAAATGATGGATTTAATGGAAAACATGATTTATCAAACAAGTGCCTTGATTGAAAAAGGTCATTTTCCTATAGAACCTAATATAGGTGATATGGATCAAAAAGAAGCTAAATCATGCCGCTATTGTTCATTTGCCCACCTATGTTATTCAAAGAATCAAATCATTGAGGAGCCTACAGATGATCTATACCAAACATCAGAATAA
- a CDS encoding LTA synthase family protein: MNTYLRQKFILIGIFIFFYYVIEIIAFLWIGFSVFPRSFLVDFIFVAIVSLPILIIPSHKWSIIYMSVWLFFVNALFVTNANTFNAYFELFTLEQFKLLGEATDILNFTYMSVTAFIVFFVLIGLFVYLMKYLNKNLFIERIQIHKKHYFNVLALFTLLIFSLVMIFSTQEFETFYEYNEDQTLTTLKRESMKRYGLLAYYYKEAELIYFRNEPSDGFKYIYTPNKETRYFGLLEGYNVFTIMIESGEEYAINEVLTPNLYLMMNQGLYLENHYSENKTNVSEVIGMIGHYPPNTFDSLLYDYEFESSLPLILSDQYETAYFHDNYPVFYSRGEIYSMLGFEHLYFHDDLYPDEARWEWDGNLTLDSLTAEKIVENMFVTDDPFYYFWTTLLTHGPYDEGDLNRQKFIDLGYYAQIDQAEANGDWVSPIASYQESDADVIHQKMKYYQAAMMDFDKGLGLIMDALKAQGEYDNTLFVIYGDHTAYYEKFNHIVLDNDNIDEPYYEMELYTTLGLLYNQKLTDTYLLSNNSNRISKVSSPYMIVPTVLDLLGHSYNQNFMIGDSLFNKLEHVFYSHKLTTFFTDRLYSDNGYDIVFQKGIVSDTYLEEFTYQSNRIIEKLQWINDYYIYTRKPKAN, from the coding sequence ATGAATACATATTTAAGACAAAAATTTATACTCATAGGTATTTTTATATTTTTTTATTATGTGATTGAGATAATCGCTTTTTTATGGATTGGATTTTCTGTTTTTCCCCGATCTTTTTTAGTTGACTTCATCTTTGTGGCGATTGTTTCTTTGCCCATACTGATTATTCCTTCACATAAGTGGTCAATTATTTACATGTCTGTTTGGCTCTTTTTTGTTAATGCCCTATTTGTGACCAATGCCAATACATTCAATGCATATTTTGAGTTATTTACCTTAGAACAGTTTAAATTGCTTGGTGAAGCCACTGATATCTTAAACTTCACTTATATGTCTGTGACTGCCTTTATTGTTTTTTTTGTTTTAATTGGTCTTTTTGTTTATTTAATGAAATACTTGAATAAGAATTTATTTATTGAAAGAATTCAAATTCATAAAAAACATTATTTTAATGTTTTGGCATTATTTACGCTTTTGATTTTTTCTTTAGTCATGATCTTTTCTACCCAAGAATTTGAAACTTTTTATGAATATAATGAAGACCAAACCCTAACGACTTTGAAAAGAGAATCTATGAAACGTTATGGCTTGTTGGCTTATTATTATAAAGAAGCAGAACTTATTTATTTTAGAAATGAACCTAGTGATGGTTTTAAATATATTTATACACCTAATAAAGAAACCAGGTATTTTGGTTTGTTAGAAGGTTATAATGTCTTTACCATTATGATTGAATCAGGTGAAGAATACGCTATTAATGAAGTCTTAACACCGAATTTATATCTTATGATGAACCAAGGTTTATATTTAGAAAACCACTATTCTGAGAATAAAACCAATGTGTCTGAAGTGATTGGTATGATAGGACACTATCCACCCAATACTTTTGATTCATTACTTTATGATTATGAATTTGAATCATCTTTACCTTTGATATTATCTGACCAATATGAAACTGCATATTTCCACGATAATTATCCTGTTTTTTATTCAAGAGGAGAAATCTATTCAATGCTTGGATTTGAACACCTTTATTTCCATGATGACTTATATCCTGATGAAGCACGTTGGGAGTGGGATGGGAATTTAACCCTAGATTCTCTAACCGCTGAGAAGATAGTTGAAAACATGTTTGTGACAGATGATCCTTTTTATTATTTTTGGACCACACTATTAACCCACGGTCCTTATGATGAGGGTGACCTAAATAGACAAAAATTTATTGATTTAGGTTATTATGCTCAAATAGACCAAGCTGAAGCTAATGGTGATTGGGTAAGTCCAATAGCTTCTTATCAAGAAAGTGACGCTGATGTAATCCATCAAAAGATGAAATATTACCAAGCTGCGATGATGGACTTCGATAAGGGTTTAGGCTTAATTATGGATGCTTTAAAAGCCCAAGGTGAATATGATAATACCTTATTTGTAATATATGGTGACCATACGGCCTACTATGAAAAGTTCAATCATATTGTTTTAGATAATGATAATATTGATGAACCTTATTATGAAATGGAATTATATACCACACTTGGCTTATTATATAATCAAAAACTAACGGATACCTATCTTTTAAGCAATAATTCTAATCGTATTTCAAAAGTATCATCACCTTATATGATTGTCCCTACTGTTCTTGACCTTTTGGGCCATTCTTACAATCAAAATTTTATGATTGGAGACTCTTTATTTAATAAGTTAGAACATGTCTTTTATTCTCATAAATTAACCACTTTCTTTACAGATCGTTTATATTCAGATAATGGTTATGATATAGTCTTTCAAAAGGGGATTGTCTCAGATACTTATTTGGAGGAATTTACTTATCAATCCAATAGAATTATCGAAAAGTTACAATGGATTAATGATTATTATATATATACAAGAAAACCAAAAGCGAACTAG
- a CDS encoding Hsp20/alpha crystallin family protein — protein sequence MANIIKRNNALSFFDDFFDDFFTPNKRNQSCMKTDILDKDNEYELQIDVPGFSKEDIKISLDNGYLTVEAQVEKTQENKNTHYLKRERYVGASARSFYVGEDISEEDIQANYDKGMLKLTVPKQGTNVKEKKYIEIQ from the coding sequence ATGGCAAACATTATTAAGAGAAACAATGCTTTATCATTTTTCGATGATTTCTTTGATGACTTCTTCACACCAAACAAAAGAAACCAATCATGCATGAAAACAGATATTTTAGACAAAGACAATGAGTATGAGTTACAAATTGATGTACCTGGCTTTTCAAAAGAAGATATTAAAATCTCTTTAGACAATGGTTATTTAACTGTTGAAGCTCAAGTAGAAAAAACTCAAGAAAACAAAAACACTCATTACCTTAAAAGAGAACGCTATGTTGGCGCATCTGCAAGATCATTCTATGTTGGTGAAGATATTTCTGAAGAAGATATACAAGCAAATTATGATAAAGGCATGTTAAAACTTACTGTTCCTAAACAAGGAACCAATGTTAAAGAAAAGAAATACATAGAAATTCAATAA
- a CDS encoding PLP-dependent cysteine synthase family protein, which yields MSLYDNILETIGNTPLVRLHQFEEAFDLKNQIYAKLESFNPGNNVKTRPAYQMISQLYKSKIMTKDSIIVEATSGNTGIGLAMMGAYFKNKTIIVMPEKVSKERIDLIKHYGGQVILTPAEQGIQGSKNKANELAENPLVVIPSQFENQENPRAHYLHTGKELLDDLPDIDYIFIGVGTGGTISGIGQYFNEHSSKTKIIAIEPSESQVLQGQAAHPHKIAGISPGFIPENYRSAYVDQVVSVSSEEAWKMTKCFVPLEAISIGISSGAALQAAVNYIKKEKIINKNIVVICPDSGEKYFSTGVFE from the coding sequence ATGAGTCTATATGATAATATCTTAGAAACCATAGGGAACACCCCTCTTGTTAGATTACATCAATTTGAAGAAGCATTTGATTTAAAGAATCAAATTTATGCCAAACTTGAAAGTTTTAATCCGGGTAATAATGTAAAAACAAGGCCTGCTTACCAAATGATTTCGCAATTATATAAAAGTAAAATCATGACCAAGGATTCTATTATTGTTGAAGCGACTTCAGGGAATACTGGGATAGGCTTAGCAATGATGGGTGCTTATTTTAAAAATAAAACCATCATCGTCATGCCAGAAAAAGTATCTAAAGAACGGATAGATCTTATTAAACATTACGGTGGTCAAGTCATCCTAACTCCGGCAGAACAAGGAATTCAAGGTTCTAAAAACAAAGCCAATGAACTGGCTGAGAATCCCTTAGTGGTGATTCCAAGTCAATTTGAAAACCAAGAAAATCCAAGGGCTCATTATTTACATACAGGCAAGGAACTCTTAGATGATCTTCCAGATATTGATTATATTTTTATTGGTGTTGGTACTGGAGGCACTATCTCTGGTATTGGCCAATACTTTAATGAACATTCATCGAAAACGAAGATTATTGCTATTGAACCTAGTGAGTCTCAAGTCTTGCAGGGTCAAGCTGCTCATCCCCATAAGATAGCTGGTATATCACCAGGATTTATTCCGGAAAATTATCGTTCTGCTTATGTGGACCAAGTGGTCTCTGTTTCCAGTGAGGAAGCTTGGAAAATGACAAAATGTTTTGTGCCTTTAGAAGCAATTTCTATAGGTATATCTTCAGGCGCCGCTTTACAAGCGGCTGTAAATTATATAAAAAAAGAGAAAATTATCAATAAGAATATAGTCGTTATTTGTCCTGATTCAGGGGAAAAATACTTTTCTACAGGTGTCTTTGAATAA
- a CDS encoding serine O-acetyltransferase — MKKLKKPIENILESYQETTIKKDHCSCKIPQNEEVRKIIRLTKEIIFPGYFSTKHLTETSNKSTTKRLVKKLHKILKRQIKYALLYLADEEKSKQIAKASCVLCIDFINRIPKIRELVYKDVEAHYLGDPAAFNRDQVIISYPGLYATVIYRMANELDDLGVKVIPRMMSEYAHRVTGIDINPKAKIGEYFFMDHGTGIVIGETSEIGHHVKIYQGVTLGAMSLRKGQALKGIKRHPTIGNHVTIYAGASILGGQSVIGDYSIIGANVFITGSIPKKSIVSMKQMELETRENRVDESI; from the coding sequence ATGAAAAAATTAAAAAAACCTATTGAAAATATCTTAGAATCTTATCAAGAAACGACCATTAAAAAAGATCATTGTTCTTGTAAGATACCTCAAAATGAAGAAGTTAGGAAAATCATCCGTTTAACCAAAGAAATTATCTTTCCAGGTTATTTTTCTACCAAACACTTAACAGAAACATCCAATAAATCAACCACAAAAAGATTGGTGAAAAAACTACATAAAATTTTAAAAAGACAAATAAAATATGCTTTATTATATTTAGCTGATGAAGAGAAAAGTAAACAAATAGCCAAAGCATCATGTGTCTTATGTATAGATTTTATCAATCGAATTCCTAAAATAAGAGAATTAGTCTACAAGGATGTAGAAGCTCATTATTTAGGAGATCCAGCTGCTTTTAACCGAGATCAAGTCATAATTTCTTATCCAGGATTATATGCAACAGTCATTTATCGGATGGCCAATGAATTAGATGATTTAGGCGTCAAAGTGATTCCAAGAATGATGAGTGAATATGCCCATAGGGTGACTGGCATTGATATTAATCCTAAGGCGAAAATTGGTGAATATTTCTTTATGGACCATGGGACTGGTATTGTGATTGGTGAAACCAGTGAAATAGGACATCATGTTAAAATTTATCAAGGTGTAACCCTAGGGGCAATGTCTTTAAGAAAAGGTCAAGCCTTAAAGGGTATTAAACGTCATCCTACCATTGGTAACCATGTTACGATTTATGCAGGAGCTTCTATCTTGGGTGGACAATCTGTAATAGGTGATTATTCAATTATTGGGGCCAATGTCTTCATTACAGGATCAATTCCAAAAAAATCAATAGTATCAATGAAACAAATGGAATTAGAAACAAGGGAGAACAGAGTCGATGAGTCTATATGA
- a CDS encoding thioredoxin family protein, producing the protein MKVVRISAIWCMSCLVMKKRYDEFFKSFDIDQVLDLDFDEDDIETYQVGNILPLVIFYQDQKEVLRIVGEKSKKELNQLSNQYLSVFKC; encoded by the coding sequence ATGAAAGTTGTTAGAATTAGTGCGATTTGGTGCATGTCTTGTTTAGTGATGAAAAAAAGATATGATGAATTTTTTAAAAGTTTTGATATTGATCAAGTCCTTGACTTAGATTTTGATGAAGATGATATTGAAACTTATCAAGTTGGGAATATTTTACCCCTTGTCATTTTTTATCAAGATCAAAAAGAAGTCTTGAGAATTGTTGGAGAAAAATCTAAAAAAGAATTAAATCAATTATCTAATCAATACCTTAGCGTTTTTAAATGCTAA
- a CDS encoding cysteine desulfurase family protein, giving the protein MIYLDYSATTPVSRKVLEEDALFHQRSFANCNSIHALGKAALEEVDKATNTILDKLNLKDYSITYTSGATESNNLALKGIAYINKEQGKHIITTAFEHGSIVSCLNYLANQGFEIDIVDIDDQGQVDLRHLQSLITDQTILVSIGAVNSELGIIQDLKKIKDITSQYPNITFHSDMTQAVGKIKTDFSVVDLLSFSGHKIYGFKGIGALIHRKNIDLRPLIHGGKSLSKYRGGTPPTSLIYSLAIALEDIYKNFEEKEEKVKKLNLYLRNQLKTIKNVFINSPMNALANILNFSLISSTSHQVQKYLSDKEIYVSTTSACSSNQGFSRVVKVLTKDDLRSQSSIRVSISHLSEKTEIDALINALEAYDESC; this is encoded by the coding sequence ATGATTTATTTAGATTATTCTGCGACCACACCTGTATCAAGAAAAGTTTTAGAAGAAGATGCCTTGTTTCATCAGCGTTCTTTCGCTAATTGTAATTCTATCCATGCCTTAGGTAAAGCAGCCTTAGAAGAAGTTGATAAAGCCACAAATACAATCCTAGATAAATTAAATTTAAAGGATTACTCAATCACTTATACATCAGGCGCAACTGAGTCTAATAATTTGGCTTTAAAGGGTATTGCTTATATAAATAAAGAACAGGGTAAACATATCATCACCACAGCTTTTGAACATGGTTCTATCGTATCTTGTTTAAATTATTTGGCCAACCAAGGTTTTGAAATAGATATTGTTGATATTGATGACCAAGGTCAAGTTGATTTAAGGCACTTACAATCCTTGATCACTGATCAAACCATACTTGTAAGTATAGGTGCAGTTAATTCTGAATTAGGAATCATTCAAGACCTAAAAAAAATAAAAGATATCACAAGTCAATATCCTAATATCACTTTTCATAGTGATATGACTCAGGCTGTTGGAAAAATCAAGACAGATTTTTCTGTGGTTGATTTGCTATCTTTTTCAGGACATAAAATTTATGGCTTTAAGGGTATAGGTGCCTTAATACACCGTAAAAACATTGACTTAAGACCGCTTATCCATGGGGGTAAATCACTTTCTAAATATCGGGGAGGAACGCCACCAACATCTTTAATCTATTCTTTGGCCATTGCTTTAGAAGATATTTATAAAAACTTTGAAGAAAAAGAAGAAAAAGTTAAGAAATTAAATTTATATTTAAGAAATCAGTTAAAAACCATTAAAAATGTCTTTATTAACTCACCTATGAATGCCTTAGCCAATATCTTAAATTTCTCATTAATTTCATCAACTTCTCACCAAGTCCAAAAATACTTGTCTGATAAAGAGATTTATGTTTCAACTACTTCAGCTTGTTCTTCAAACCAAGGCTTTTCAAGAGTGGTTAAGGTCTTAACCAAGGATGACTTAAGAAGTCAATCTTCCATTAGGGTCTCTATATCACATTTAAGTGAAAAAACTGAAATTGATGCCTTAATTAATGCTTTGGAGGCTTATGATGAAAGTTGTTAG
- a CDS encoding RCC1 domain-containing protein, translating into MKRKKMLLVFMMFFAVGALVACADQTTESTTIESTTVEPTTLEPTTEEPTTEQVQIEDLVLDQMADVHRLNTIYIEDGEVYTKGENKNGQLGAGDFVEHQGFVEITDAFALTDDQIISVALGEYHALALSGKGQVFAWGHNAYGKLGLPSGSNHSLPVNITNEFNLNVDEQIIYIAVGRDHNAVITSEGRVFTWGVNAYGQLGTGEKNNPWEETIYMPQDITQAFDLADDDFIIKIELGNNHSMALSYLGQVFVWGSNEVGQLGVEDEEVLVPTKITHIFSVSPETIIDISVGYNHSGVLSSNNRVFVFGDNMFNQLGVTDLTHSSEPLEISDAVNGVGNIVKLNFNHDSSAVIGQTGTYVFGYNFNYQLGLENNALVQIPTLLVNQAFKDQTIIDMVIAKEVYLVIYEDGSFESYGPF; encoded by the coding sequence ATGAAAAGAAAAAAAATGTTACTTGTTTTTATGATGTTTTTTGCTGTTGGTGCTTTGGTTGCTTGTGCAGACCAAACAACAGAATCAACTACAATTGAATCAACTACAGTTGAGCCAACAACTCTTGAACCAACAACAGAAGAACCAACAACTGAACAAGTTCAAATTGAAGATTTAGTTCTTGATCAGATGGCTGATGTTCACAGATTAAATACCATTTATATTGAAGATGGCGAAGTTTATACCAAAGGTGAAAACAAAAATGGCCAATTAGGAGCTGGTGATTTTGTTGAACACCAAGGTTTTGTAGAAATCACAGATGCTTTTGCTTTGACTGATGATCAAATTATTTCTGTAGCTTTAGGTGAATACCATGCCTTAGCCTTAAGTGGAAAAGGTCAAGTATTTGCTTGGGGACATAATGCTTATGGAAAACTAGGTTTGCCTAGTGGTAGTAACCATTCTCTACCTGTTAACATTACCAATGAATTTAATCTAAATGTAGATGAACAAATTATCTATATAGCCGTTGGTAGAGACCATAATGCAGTGATTACCAGTGAAGGAAGAGTCTTTACTTGGGGTGTTAATGCTTATGGTCAATTAGGAACTGGAGAAAAAAATAACCCTTGGGAAGAAACCATTTATATGCCGCAAGATATTACTCAAGCTTTTGACTTAGCTGATGATGATTTTATCATTAAGATAGAACTTGGTAATAACCATTCAATGGCTTTATCTTATCTTGGACAAGTTTTTGTTTGGGGTTCTAATGAAGTTGGACAATTAGGTGTGGAAGATGAAGAAGTCCTAGTGCCTACCAAAATTACCCATATATTCTCTGTGTCACCAGAAACCATCATTGATATATCAGTGGGTTATAATCACTCAGGTGTTTTATCTTCAAATAATCGTGTTTTTGTATTTGGAGATAATATGTTTAATCAATTGGGTGTGACTGATTTAACACATTCAAGTGAACCTCTTGAAATAAGTGATGCTGTGAATGGGGTTGGCAATATTGTAAAACTTAATTTTAACCATGATTCTTCTGCAGTGATTGGACAAACCGGAACCTATGTATTTGGTTATAATTTTAATTATCAATTAGGCTTAGAGAATAATGCTTTAGTTCAAATTCCGACATTGTTAGTTAATCAAGCTTTTAAAGATCAAACCATCATTGATATGGTCATAGCTAAGGAAGTTTATCTTGTCATCTATGAAGATGGTTCTTTTGAAAGTTACGGACCTTTTTAA
- the lpdA gene encoding dihydrolipoyl dehydrogenase, which produces MEKIKTDLLVIGAGPGGYVASIYAKKQGLNPILIDKEWVGGTCLNVGCIPTKSLVRSSELYHDLINEDLGIEYDSLNINLKKVIAKKNDVKDRLVAGIEFLLKKHDIQVIKGQASFIDDHVVRVNDHEIQADHIIIATGSKSKHLPIQGKELMMDSRQILDHDQLPKSMTVIGGGIIGMEFAFIYQNMGVDVTVIEFLPRILPGIDKELAQRLMPYAKKAGMNIITNAKVVKVIEDKGIKKVYYQKNDQEAFVEADLVLEAIGRGPQMEGLALDNTSIDFDHRSGILVNSAMKTNLDHVYAIGDVNNIMQLAHVASHQAFVAVDHILGKDAHFDKTNVPSVIFTSPTIATVGITEEEAKEKAIDYEVIKTPYSANGKALILNGDKGYIKLLRHAKSKQLIGAMILGKEAENLIATYTLAIQNHLEAKDVYETIFAHPTIQELVHESALGLDGLAIHYIE; this is translated from the coding sequence ATGGAAAAAATCAAAACAGATTTACTGGTGATAGGCGCAGGACCTGGGGGTTATGTGGCTAGTATTTATGCAAAAAAACAAGGTTTAAATCCAATTCTCATTGATAAAGAATGGGTTGGAGGGACTTGTTTAAATGTTGGTTGTATTCCTACCAAGTCTTTGGTAAGATCGAGTGAACTATACCATGATTTAATTAATGAAGATTTAGGTATTGAATATGACTCTTTAAATATCAATTTAAAAAAAGTCATTGCTAAGAAAAATGATGTTAAGGACCGCTTGGTTGCGGGTATAGAGTTTCTGTTAAAGAAACATGATATTCAAGTCATTAAGGGGCAAGCATCTTTTATTGATGATCATGTGGTCAGGGTCAATGACCATGAAATTCAAGCAGATCATATCATCATCGCCACAGGTTCTAAGAGTAAACATCTTCCTATCCAAGGAAAAGAATTGATGATGGACTCGAGACAAATTTTAGATCATGACCAATTGCCTAAATCAATGACAGTGATTGGTGGCGGTATTATTGGGATGGAGTTTGCTTTTATCTATCAAAATATGGGTGTTGATGTGACAGTCATAGAGTTTTTACCTAGGATTTTACCTGGTATTGATAAGGAGTTGGCACAACGTTTAATGCCTTATGCCAAAAAAGCAGGTATGAATATTATCACAAATGCTAAAGTTGTTAAAGTTATAGAAGATAAGGGAATAAAAAAAGTTTATTATCAAAAAAATGATCAAGAAGCTTTTGTGGAGGCAGACTTGGTTTTAGAAGCCATTGGCCGTGGACCACAAATGGAGGGTCTTGCTTTAGACAATACAAGTATAGACTTTGACCATAGAAGTGGTATTTTAGTTAATTCAGCCATGAAGACCAATCTAGATCATGTATACGCTATTGGTGATGTTAATAATATCATGCAACTGGCTCATGTAGCATCTCATCAAGCTTTTGTGGCAGTTGATCATATTTTAGGTAAAGATGCCCACTTTGATAAAACCAATGTACCTTCAGTGATTTTTACTTCACCTACGATTGCGACGGTTGGTATCACTGAAGAAGAAGCTAAAGAGAAAGCAATAGACTACGAGGTCATTAAAACACCTTATTCAGCCAATGGAAAGGCTTTAATCTTAAATGGGGATAAGGGTTATATTAAATTATTAAGACATGCAAAATCAAAACAATTGATAGGAGCGATGATTTTAGGTAAAGAAGCAGAAAATCTAATTGCGACTTATACCTTAGCCATTCAAAATCATTTAGAGGCTAAAGATGTATATGAAACCATCTTTGCCCATCCTACCATTCAAGAATTGGTTCATGAATCTGCCTTAGGCTTGGATGGATTGGCAATACATTATATAGAATAA